Sequence from the Bacillus mesophilus genome:
TGGGTGTTTTCGTTCTGGTAAAGGTAGTTCTTTTGATGAATATTGATCAAATCTTTGAATGAGTACATCCCTTAGTTCAGAAGCAGCTACTATATCGTCAATAATCATTTCAGATGCTAGCTTATAAATATCGATATGTTCTTTATATTCCTGTTGTTTTTGCTGTATAAATTGAATTTTTTCTTTCGGATCTTCAATTTCATTAATTTTATTTGAGTAGACAGCATTTACAGCTGCTTCAGGACCCATTACGGCTATCTGAGCAGTTGGTAAGGCAATGCAGCAATCTGGTTCAAAGGCAGGGCCTGCCATAGCATATAAGCCAGCACCATAGGCCTTTCTAACAATTACAGATATTTTCGGTACGGTAGCTGAGCTCATTGCTGCAATCAATTTAGCACCATGACGAATGATCCCAGCTCGCTCAACCTTCGTACCAATCATAAATCCTGGAACATCTGCTAAGAACAATAATGGAATGTGGAAGGCATCGCATAGCGTGATGAACTTAGCAGCCTTATCCGCTGAATCAACAAACAGTACTCCACCCTTTACCTTAGGTTGATTAGCAATAATCCCAACTGTTCTACCATCAATTCTCGCTAGTCCAGTTATGATTTCAGAAGCGAAAAGCTTCTTGATTTCGAAGAAACTATTCTCATCAATTAACGTAGAGATTGCTTCGTACATATCAAACGGTGCATTTTGGTTTTCAGGTATAATTTCAGTTAGGCTTCTTCCTTCAACAGGGGCCACACTGTCAAACAAAGGTGTTCTCTCCTTATAATTAAGAGGAAAGTAGTCTAAGTAAGTTCTTGCATAAGCAATCGCCTCATGTTCGTCCTTAGCAAGTACATCGCCACATCCACTAATGCTACAGTGCATACGTGCGCCACCCATCTCCTCTAAAGAGACCTTTTCTCCAATAACTTTTTCTGCCATACGAGGCGAACCTAAGTACATGGAAGCATTATTTTCAACCATTATGACAATATCACAAAACGCAGGGATATATGCTCCACCTGCTGCT
This genomic interval carries:
- a CDS encoding carboxyl transferase domain-containing protein; this encodes MSKTIQIEQNLYEKRATLHAGGAEKYHEKLREQNKLFVRDRLQLLFDGGEFVEDGLFANNSASDLPADGVVTGTGKINGKTVCVMANDSTIKAGSWGARTVEKIIRIQETAEKLRVPLLYLVDSAGARITDQLDMFPNRRGAGKIFHNQVKLSGMIPQICILFGPSAAGGAYIPAFCDIVIMVENNASMYLGSPRMAEKVIGEKVSLEEMGGARMHCSISGCGDVLAKDEHEAIAYARTYLDYFPLNYKERTPLFDSVAPVEGRSLTEIIPENQNAPFDMYEAISTLIDENSFFEIKKLFASEIITGLARIDGRTVGIIANQPKVKGGVLFVDSADKAAKFITLCDAFHIPLLFLADVPGFMIGTKVERAGIIRHGAKLIAAMSSATVPKISVIVRKAYGAGLYAMAGPAFEPDCCIALPTAQIAVMGPEAAVNAVYSNKINEIEDPKEKIQFIQQKQQEYKEHIDIYKLASEMIIDDIVAASELRDVLIQRFDQYSSKELPLPERKHPVYPV